Proteins encoded together in one Streptomyces sp. TLI_171 window:
- a CDS encoding RICIN domain-containing protein — MLHANPRVPRPSPRTRLRRTLAGVLSALLLSLAIPLLSLSAATPAAALGNGLATTPPMGFNDWNAYGCNVSESLIKSTALAMHNNGMQSAGYTYVNIDDCWMTRTRGSDGRLVPDPSKFPDGIKGTADYVHSLGLKLGIYEDAGLQTCAGFPGSLGHETTDAQTFAAWGVDYLKYDNCYAGPGCALNSCPNGTKAPAQTRYTTMRDALAATGRPILFSLCNWGEDAVWTWGAGVGNSWRTTGDINASFSSMLSIFHSNVNLAAYAGPGHWNDPDMLEVGNGPLTDTESRSEFSLWAEMAAPLIAGTNIASATPATLATLTNSRVIAVDQDPLGKQGTLVSSAGGLDVLAKPLANGDVSVALFNETGSTATISTSAAAIGKSGASSYGLTDLWSGATSTTTGAISASVPAHGTTMLRVAGGAAGGTNQAGPVHAVGANKCLDVPNSTTTPGTQLIIWDCNGQPNQTWTRTPSGQLTVVTGGTLMCLDAYNGQTSPGTKVETWTCNNQPNQQWNVNADGTITSAGSGLCLDVTAKSTANGALVDLWTCNGQPNQQWTFTPSS; from the coding sequence ATGCTCCACGCGAACCCGCGCGTCCCCCGGCCGTCGCCGCGCACCCGGCTGCGGAGGACGCTGGCCGGCGTGCTCTCCGCCTTACTGCTGTCCCTCGCGATTCCGCTGCTCTCCCTGAGCGCGGCCACCCCGGCCGCCGCGCTGGGCAACGGTCTGGCCACCACTCCGCCGATGGGCTTCAACGACTGGAACGCCTACGGCTGCAACGTCTCCGAGTCGCTGATCAAGAGCACCGCGCTGGCCATGCACAACAACGGCATGCAGAGCGCCGGCTACACGTACGTCAACATCGACGACTGCTGGATGACCCGCACCCGGGGGTCCGACGGGCGCCTGGTCCCCGATCCGAGCAAGTTCCCGGACGGGATCAAGGGAACCGCCGACTACGTCCACTCGCTGGGGTTGAAACTGGGCATCTACGAGGACGCCGGACTGCAGACCTGCGCCGGCTTCCCCGGCAGCCTCGGGCACGAGACCACCGACGCGCAGACCTTCGCCGCGTGGGGCGTGGACTACCTGAAGTACGACAACTGCTACGCGGGGCCCGGCTGCGCGCTGAACTCCTGTCCCAACGGCACCAAGGCGCCCGCCCAGACCCGGTACACCACGATGCGCGACGCCCTGGCGGCGACCGGCCGGCCCATCCTGTTCAGCCTGTGCAACTGGGGCGAGGACGCCGTGTGGACCTGGGGCGCCGGCGTCGGCAACAGCTGGCGCACCACCGGTGACATCAACGCCAGTTTCTCCAGCATGCTGTCGATCTTCCACAGCAACGTGAACCTGGCCGCCTACGCCGGGCCCGGACACTGGAACGACCCGGACATGCTGGAGGTCGGCAACGGTCCGCTCACCGACACCGAGAGCCGCTCGGAGTTCAGCCTGTGGGCGGAGATGGCGGCCCCGCTGATCGCCGGCACCAACATCGCCTCGGCCACCCCGGCCACCCTGGCCACGCTCACCAACTCCCGGGTGATCGCGGTGGACCAGGACCCGCTCGGCAAGCAGGGCACCCTGGTCTCCTCCGCGGGCGGTCTCGACGTGCTGGCCAAGCCGCTCGCGAACGGCGACGTCTCGGTGGCCCTGTTCAACGAGACCGGGTCGACCGCCACCATCAGCACCTCCGCCGCCGCGATCGGGAAGAGCGGGGCCTCCAGCTACGGCCTCACCGACCTGTGGTCCGGGGCGACCTCGACGACCACGGGCGCCATCAGCGCCTCGGTGCCGGCCCACGGCACCACCATGCTCCGGGTCGCGGGCGGTGCCGCCGGCGGGACGAACCAGGCCGGGCCGGTGCACGCGGTGGGTGCGAACAAGTGCCTGGACGTGCCGAACTCGACCACCACCCCGGGCACCCAGCTGATCATCTGGGACTGCAACGGCCAGCCGAACCAGACCTGGACCCGCACGCCCTCCGGCCAGTTGACCGTCGTCACCGGCGGCACCCTGATGTGCCTGGACGCGTACAACGGCCAGACCTCGCCCGGCACCAAGGTCGAGACCTGGACCTGCAACAACCAGCCGAACCAGCAGTGGAACGTGAACGCCGACGGCACCATCACCAGCGCCGGGTCCGGACTCTGCCTCGACGTCACCGCCAAGTCCACGGCCAACGGCGCCCTGGTCGACCTGTGGACCTGCAACGGCCAGCCGAACCAGCAGTGGACCTTCACCCCGTCCAGCTGA
- a CDS encoding arabinofuranosidase catalytic domain-containing protein, with protein MRDSQRPERRARLAPSFHHPAGPLIRVAATILLILGSLTGAGALAGTARAATAGPCDLYAAGGTPCAAAHSTVRALYSGYGGALYQVRRGSDSRTQNVGVVSPGGVANAATQDAFCAGTSCVVTVVFDQSGHGNDLAYQGPGGAGGSDTPASATSEALALGGAKAYSLYINPGNSYWHDGSSSGMPLGSAPQGAYMVTSGTHVNSGCCFDYGNSETDRKADGAGAMNAIYFGTSCWFGGCSGTGPWVQADLEYGLYSGGSQSWNQNQRAFNSRYVTAMLKNNGVSQFALKGGDAQSGGLTTLWNGALPPGYSPMKQQGAIILGSGGDCCNGNTNQSLGTFYEGAVVSGYPSDATDNAVQANIAAAGYSTGAGGSSTGPLHAVGAGKCLDVPNSSTTGGTQLQIYSCSGAANQTWTATSSGQLTVYSGSSQLCLDASNKGTANGTKAIVWPCNGQSNQQWNRNANGTVTSAQSGLCLDVSGASTANGAQVQLWACNGQSNQQWKLG; from the coding sequence ATGCGTGACAGTCAACGCCCGGAACGACGAGCGAGGCTCGCACCGTCGTTCCACCACCCCGCCGGCCCGCTGATCCGCGTGGCCGCCACGATCCTGCTGATCCTCGGCAGTCTCACCGGCGCGGGAGCCCTCGCCGGAACCGCGCGGGCCGCCACCGCCGGCCCGTGCGACCTCTACGCGGCGGGCGGGACGCCCTGTGCGGCCGCGCACTCCACGGTCCGGGCGCTGTACTCGGGGTACGGCGGAGCGCTCTACCAGGTCCGCCGGGGCTCGGACAGCAGGACGCAGAACGTCGGCGTGGTCAGCCCCGGGGGCGTCGCCAACGCCGCCACCCAGGACGCCTTCTGCGCGGGCACCTCGTGCGTGGTCACCGTGGTCTTCGACCAGTCCGGGCACGGCAACGACCTCGCTTACCAGGGACCTGGTGGCGCCGGCGGCAGCGACACGCCGGCCAGCGCCACCAGCGAGGCCCTCGCGCTCGGCGGCGCCAAGGCGTACTCGCTCTACATCAACCCCGGCAACAGCTACTGGCACGACGGGTCCTCCTCCGGCATGCCGCTCGGCAGCGCCCCGCAGGGCGCGTACATGGTGACCAGCGGCACCCACGTCAACAGCGGCTGCTGCTTCGACTACGGGAACAGCGAGACGGACCGCAAGGCGGACGGTGCGGGCGCCATGAACGCCATCTACTTCGGGACCAGCTGCTGGTTCGGCGGCTGCTCGGGGACCGGTCCGTGGGTGCAGGCCGACCTCGAGTACGGCCTGTACTCCGGCGGCAGCCAGTCCTGGAACCAGAACCAGCGGGCCTTCAACAGCCGCTACGTCACCGCGATGCTGAAGAACAACGGCGTCTCGCAGTTCGCGCTCAAGGGCGGTGACGCCCAGTCCGGCGGGCTCACGACCCTGTGGAACGGCGCCCTCCCGCCCGGCTACAGCCCGATGAAGCAGCAGGGCGCGATCATCCTGGGCAGCGGCGGCGACTGCTGCAACGGCAACACCAACCAGAGTCTCGGCACCTTCTACGAGGGCGCCGTGGTCAGCGGCTACCCGTCCGACGCCACCGACAACGCCGTCCAGGCCAACATCGCGGCCGCCGGCTACAGCACCGGCGCGGGCGGCTCCAGCACCGGCCCGCTGCACGCCGTCGGCGCCGGGAAGTGCCTGGACGTGCCCAACTCCAGCACCACCGGCGGCACCCAGCTCCAGATCTACTCCTGCTCCGGGGCCGCGAACCAGACCTGGACCGCCACCTCCTCCGGCCAGCTGACGGTGTACTCCGGCAGCAGCCAACTGTGCCTGGACGCCAGCAACAAGGGGACCGCCAACGGCACCAAGGCGATCGTCTGGCCCTGCAACGGGCAGTCCAACCAGCAGTGGAACCGGAACGCCAACGGCACCGTCACCAGTGCCCAGTCCGGACTCTGCCTGGACGTCTCCGGGGCGTCCACGGCGAACGGCGCCCAGGTCCAGCTGTGGGCCTGCAACGGGCAGAGCAACCAGCAGTGGAAGCTCGGCTGA
- a CDS encoding AAA family ATPase, whose product MLVWINGPFGGGKTQTAHELVRRLPGAVVCDPEHLGFGLHRMLPPGLRGDFQDLPAWRHGTVEMLDLAARRHPGTVVVPMTVTDARYFAETVGRLRELGHDVRHFTLLADRATVLRRLTERDPVHRLRRLAGRTGPPRRESFAVRRLDDCLARLAGPEFAAHLTTDHLSVRQVTERIADLAGLHLGPDTDTALRASLRRARVKIRHIRFD is encoded by the coding sequence GTGCTGGTGTGGATCAACGGACCGTTCGGCGGCGGCAAGACGCAGACCGCGCACGAGCTGGTGCGCCGGCTGCCCGGGGCGGTGGTGTGCGATCCCGAGCACCTCGGGTTCGGGCTCCACCGGATGCTGCCGCCCGGGCTGCGCGGCGACTTCCAGGACCTTCCCGCCTGGCGGCACGGCACCGTCGAGATGCTCGACCTCGCCGCCCGCCGCCACCCCGGCACGGTGGTCGTCCCGATGACCGTCACCGACGCCCGGTACTTCGCCGAGACCGTCGGACGCCTGCGCGAACTCGGCCACGACGTGCGGCACTTCACCCTGCTCGCGGACCGCGCCACCGTGCTGCGCCGGCTCACCGAACGCGACCCCGTCCACCGCCTGCGCCGCCTCGCCGGGCGGACCGGACCGCCCCGCCGGGAGAGCTTCGCCGTCCGCCGCCTGGACGACTGCCTGGCCCGGCTGGCCGGTCCCGAGTTCGCCGCCCACCTGACCACCGACCACCTGAGCGTCCGCCAGGTCACCGAGCGCATCGCCGACCTGGCCGGACTCCACCTCGGGCCCGACACCGACACCGCCCTGCGGGCGAGTCTGCGCCGGGCCCGGGTGAAGATCCGTCACATCCGCTTCGACTGA
- a CDS encoding MFS transporter, with product MTPRTATRPPAPTPPGRTPRAAAGEAVLRRDRSRYLTASGVAVWGAQLGQVAVPLTAVGALHAGPGGLGLLKAALALPFVLLGLPVGAWLDRVRRRPVMITADLVRAAALVTVPVAARLHHLTMAQLLAVVLVQGIATVFFDLATQSTVKDLAPGALLAPTNARLATVTQTALIAGPPLAGWAAGLIGPPAVLLAMAAGYLWSAGWLAALATREHLAPAGPGRRPPLLRDIADGVAFVARRPALRAVLLSGSLVNIGTAGATTLLPVLCLTELQWKQSELGLFLGAGGLGGLTGALTAVRLARRLGAGRAALLVGLAVAPLSLTLPLLGRPVPAPAAALAWALVMLKVGFDSVLMTTFRQQLTPAHLLARVNGTMRVLFTAAVALGAATAGTLATALGARGALAVSAVALAGAWIPTALSPLRRLTTLDG from the coding sequence ATGACCCCACGCACCGCCACCCGGCCCCCGGCGCCCACCCCGCCGGGCCGAACTCCTCGTGCCGCCGCCGGCGAAGCCGTCCTCCGGCGGGACCGCTCGCGCTACCTCACCGCCTCCGGGGTCGCCGTCTGGGGAGCCCAACTCGGCCAGGTCGCCGTTCCGTTGACGGCGGTCGGGGCCCTGCACGCCGGGCCCGGCGGCCTCGGCCTGCTGAAAGCGGCGCTCGCCCTGCCGTTCGTCCTGCTCGGCCTGCCCGTGGGCGCCTGGCTGGACCGGGTCCGCCGGCGCCCCGTGATGATCACCGCGGACCTGGTGCGGGCCGCCGCCCTGGTCACCGTTCCGGTCGCCGCCCGCCTCCACCACCTGACGATGGCCCAACTGCTGGCCGTCGTCCTGGTGCAGGGCATCGCCACCGTCTTCTTCGACCTCGCCACCCAGAGCACCGTCAAGGACCTCGCCCCCGGCGCGCTGCTCGCCCCCACCAACGCCCGCCTCGCCACCGTCACCCAGACCGCCCTGATCGCCGGACCACCGCTGGCCGGCTGGGCCGCCGGACTGATCGGCCCGCCCGCCGTGCTGCTCGCCATGGCCGCCGGCTACCTCTGGTCCGCCGGCTGGCTCGCCGCCCTCGCCACCCGCGAACACCTCGCGCCGGCCGGCCCCGGCCGGCGGCCGCCGCTCCTGCGGGACATCGCCGACGGCGTCGCCTTCGTCGCCCGCCGGCCCGCGCTGCGCGCCGTCCTGCTCTCCGGCTCCCTGGTCAACATCGGCACCGCCGGCGCGACCACCCTGCTGCCTGTCCTCTGCCTCACCGAACTGCAGTGGAAGCAGAGCGAGTTGGGTCTGTTCCTGGGGGCCGGCGGCCTCGGCGGACTGACCGGCGCCCTCACCGCCGTCCGGCTCGCCCGCCGCCTCGGCGCCGGCCGCGCCGCCCTGCTGGTCGGCCTCGCCGTCGCACCGCTGTCCCTCACCCTCCCGCTGCTCGGCCGCCCCGTCCCCGCGCCGGCCGCCGCCCTGGCCTGGGCGCTGGTGATGCTGAAGGTCGGCTTCGACTCCGTCCTGATGACCACCTTCCGCCAGCAGCTCACCCCCGCCCACCTGCTGGCCCGCGTCAACGGCACCATGCGGGTCCTGTTCACCGCCGCCGTCGCGCTCGGCGCCGCCACCGCCGGCACCCTCGCCACCGCCCTCGGCGCCCGCGGCGCACTGGCCGTCTCCGCCGTCGCCCTGGCCGGCGCATGGATCCCCACCGCGCTCTCCCCGCTGCGCCGCCTGACCACCCTGGACGGCTAG
- a CDS encoding DUF5937 family protein, which yields MWELLASVRALLRPAASAVHLPWLSAHRADQVVSGPSVARELAAGAAGRLPGFLAPTPDSPLTGPAEELARLRATPAEQVRRDLAAVYGDRLPAALVPLREAPERGLGALAEELAGFWERALAPSWPRLRALLESDIHHRARVLTERGPAAMLGEVHQGLTYDPAAGTLRVALRWSVPAVGAERLAGRGLVLVPSAFAWPDVYVKTSLPWTPVIRYPARGVGALWEAAAAADDLAAVLGASRARLLDLLETPAGTVELAHRAGLAPGGVSAHLHRLARAGLVAPHRTGRTVLYARTARGEALYR from the coding sequence GTGTGGGAGTTGCTGGCTTCGGTCCGGGCGCTGCTGCGGCCGGCGGCGAGTGCGGTGCACCTGCCGTGGCTGTCCGCGCACCGGGCGGACCAGGTGGTGTCGGGGCCGTCGGTGGCGCGGGAGTTGGCGGCCGGGGCGGCGGGCCGGCTGCCCGGGTTCCTGGCGCCGACGCCGGACTCGCCCTTGACGGGGCCCGCGGAGGAGTTGGCGCGGCTCCGGGCGACGCCGGCGGAGCAGGTCAGGCGCGATCTGGCCGCGGTGTACGGCGACCGCCTGCCCGCCGCCCTGGTGCCGCTGCGGGAGGCGCCGGAGCGTGGACTCGGGGCGCTGGCCGAGGAGTTGGCGGGCTTCTGGGAGCGGGCGCTGGCTCCGTCCTGGCCCCGGCTCCGCGCGCTGCTGGAGTCGGACATCCACCATCGGGCGCGGGTGCTGACGGAGCGCGGGCCGGCGGCGATGCTGGGCGAGGTCCACCAGGGGCTGACGTACGACCCGGCGGCGGGGACGCTCCGGGTGGCGCTGCGGTGGTCCGTCCCGGCGGTGGGCGCCGAGCGGTTGGCCGGGCGGGGGCTGGTGCTGGTGCCGTCGGCGTTCGCCTGGCCGGACGTGTACGTGAAGACGTCCCTCCCGTGGACGCCGGTGATCCGCTATCCGGCGCGCGGGGTGGGCGCCTTGTGGGAGGCCGCGGCGGCCGCGGACGATCTGGCGGCGGTGCTGGGCGCGTCCCGGGCCCGACTGCTGGACCTGTTGGAGACTCCGGCGGGCACGGTGGAGCTCGCGCACCGGGCGGGTCTGGCGCCGGGCGGGGTGTCCGCGCATCTGCACCGGCTGGCCCGGGCGGGGCTGGTCGCGCCGCACCGGACCGGCCGCACCGTGCTGTACGCCCGGACGGCGCGCGGCGAGGCGCTGTACCGGTGA
- a CDS encoding N,N-dimethylformamidase beta subunit family domain-containing protein encodes MSAPRPVARPLARADTTSCAQGGRIRFEVAAGDGGPLTGRVVVTDAVSGEDRAAAELHGTRWELDVPAHWPSSLYRASFHDHRPEQPAPERDAEHEVWFAVRAARPAAPILVTVPFATWRAYHRAGQPGRSIYFAEQPHRAARVRLDAPGGGPPPERWEEPLLHWLHRTGRPVEFCSGFDLHDGDALLAPYRLLVVNGHDEYWTAGMRDSVEGFVRRGGNLAVFAGNTAWWQIRLEDGGRTMVCHRDAAADPVTAVDPRLATVEWSSSPVDRPENTMTGVSFRNGAGAWGTGMEVIGREAYTVRFADHWVFEGTGLADGDTFARGALGYETDAAELDWSLGVPRPTGRDGTPRSFAALATADLRHWRSYGQGGWATLGTHRLGAGTVFNAATINWGRALDDPAVDRVTRNVLDRLSGATPAPRWHTVGPAPQLRALAACEGTLFALAADGRTLLHREPSEQNLPWRPCDTPAATELRCLTAPREAAHPTPLALLAVTADDRLVHRDPVVGPAPWVDAGPVPPGTAALALCDNTLFAVTPENDTLHHRPAHLPDAPWTALGGAGKVHSLTVLNARLYALGPDGLLSRPPTLTDDPFRPAAPFPPATALASHAGRLLAVTPDDRLISHPPA; translated from the coding sequence GACGCCGTGTCCGGCGAGGACCGCGCCGCCGCCGAGCTGCACGGCACCCGGTGGGAGCTCGACGTGCCCGCCCACTGGCCGAGTTCGCTGTACCGGGCGAGCTTCCACGACCACCGCCCCGAGCAGCCCGCACCCGAACGCGACGCCGAGCACGAGGTGTGGTTCGCCGTCCGCGCCGCCCGCCCCGCCGCGCCGATCCTGGTCACCGTCCCGTTCGCCACCTGGCGGGCCTACCACCGGGCCGGGCAGCCCGGCCGCAGCATCTACTTCGCCGAACAGCCCCACCGCGCCGCCCGGGTCCGCCTGGACGCACCCGGCGGCGGCCCGCCGCCGGAGCGCTGGGAGGAGCCGCTGCTGCACTGGCTGCACCGCACCGGGCGGCCCGTCGAGTTCTGCTCCGGCTTCGACCTGCACGACGGCGACGCCCTGCTCGCCCCCTACCGCCTGCTGGTGGTCAACGGCCACGACGAGTACTGGACCGCCGGCATGCGCGACAGCGTCGAGGGCTTCGTCCGCCGCGGCGGCAACCTCGCCGTGTTCGCCGGCAACACCGCCTGGTGGCAGATCCGGCTGGAGGACGGCGGACGCACCATGGTCTGCCACCGCGACGCCGCCGCCGACCCGGTCACCGCCGTCGACCCCCGCCTGGCCACCGTCGAATGGTCCTCCTCCCCGGTCGACCGGCCCGAGAACACCATGACGGGCGTCAGCTTCCGCAACGGCGCGGGCGCCTGGGGCACGGGCATGGAGGTCATCGGCCGGGAGGCGTACACCGTCCGGTTCGCCGACCACTGGGTGTTCGAGGGCACCGGCCTCGCCGACGGCGACACCTTCGCCCGCGGCGCCCTCGGCTACGAGACCGACGCCGCCGAACTCGACTGGTCGCTCGGCGTCCCCCGCCCCACCGGACGCGACGGCACCCCGCGCTCCTTCGCCGCCCTCGCCACCGCCGACCTGCGCCACTGGCGGAGCTACGGCCAGGGCGGCTGGGCCACCCTCGGCACCCACCGACTCGGCGCCGGCACCGTCTTCAACGCCGCCACCATCAACTGGGGCCGGGCCCTGGACGATCCGGCCGTCGACCGGGTCACCCGCAACGTCCTCGACCGCCTGTCCGGCGCCACCCCCGCCCCCCGCTGGCACACCGTCGGCCCGGCGCCGCAGCTACGGGCGCTCGCCGCCTGCGAGGGAACCCTGTTCGCCCTCGCCGCCGACGGCCGCACCCTGCTGCACCGCGAACCCTCCGAGCAGAACCTGCCCTGGCGCCCCTGCGACACCCCCGCCGCCACCGAACTGCGCTGCCTCACCGCCCCCCGCGAGGCCGCCCACCCGACGCCGCTGGCCCTGCTCGCCGTCACCGCCGACGACCGCCTGGTGCACCGGGACCCCGTCGTCGGCCCGGCCCCCTGGGTCGACGCCGGACCGGTTCCGCCCGGCACGGCGGCGCTCGCGCTGTGCGACAACACCCTGTTCGCCGTCACCCCCGAGAACGACACCCTGCACCACCGGCCCGCCCACCTCCCCGACGCGCCCTGGACGGCCCTCGGCGGCGCCGGGAAGGTCCACTCCCTGACCGTCCTCAACGCCCGCCTCTACGCGCTCGGCCCCGACGGCCTGCTCAGCCGGCCCCCCACCCTCACCGACGACCCCTTCCGCCCCGCCGCCCCGTTCCCCCCGGCCACCGCGCTCGCCTCGCACGCCGGCCGCCTGCTCGCCGTCACCCCGGACGACCGCCTGATCAGCCACCCCCCGGCCTGA